The following coding sequences lie in one Phragmites australis chromosome 8, lpPhrAust1.1, whole genome shotgun sequence genomic window:
- the LOC133926818 gene encoding agamous-like MADS-box protein AGL61, with amino-acid sequence MVKELRRFDNEAQRKRSFNRRISTVLVMARDLSEEFGPHVVVVAFSPAGEPHAFGGPTADSVLRTYLPIATPAAAASFPSGAETVWEAAARVVGMRQEMEETNVLVASESKGLVAAAGKIRAAQASARKRNWWEVDVEALGEEELPVFVRALELLRADVQGRLDAMASARQPLPWKENQQQ; translated from the coding sequence ATGGTGAAGGAGCTTCGCCGCTTCGACAACGAGGCACAGCGCAAGAGGAGCTTCAACAGGCGCATCAGCACCGTCCTCGTCATGGCTCGCGACCTCTCCGAGGAATTCGGCCcccacgtcgtcgtcgtcgcatTCTCCCCTGCCGGCGAGCCCCACGCCTTCGGCGGGCCCACTGCCGACTCCGTCCTCCGCACCTACCTCCCCATCgccacccccgccgccgccgcgtcattTCCCTCTGGCGCCGAGACGGTGTGGGAGGCCGCGGCCCGCGTGGTCGGGATGAGGCAGGAGATGGAGGAGACCAATGTCCTTGTTGCGTCGGAGTCGAAGGGGTTGGTCGCCGCCGCGGGGAAGATCAGGGCGGCACAGGCGAGCGCGCGGAAGCGGAACTGGTGGGAGGTGGACGTGGAGGCCCtcggggaggaggagctgcCGGTGTTCGTCAGGGCGCTCGAATTGCTCAGGGCCGATGTCCAAGGCCGCCTCGACGCCATGGCATCAGCCCGGCAGCCGCTGCCGTGGAAGGAGAATCAGCAGCAGTAG